GGCGGTGGGTCTCGCGCACCGGCTGCACCATTATCCCGCGCAGCTGTCGGGCGGCGAGCAGCAGCGCGTGGCGATCGCGCGCGCGCTGGCGGGGCGGCCCGCGCTGGTCTTCGCCGATGAGCCGACCGGCAATCTGGATGCCGCGACCGGCGCGAGGATCGTCGACCTGCTGTTCGCACGCCGCGCCGCGACCAACGCGAGCCTGGTTATCATCACCCATGACCCCGCGCTGGCGGAGCGGTGCGACCGCACCGTCCATCTGGTCGACGGACGCATCGCGTGACCCCTGCACAGGAGCACGCGGGCGTGCCGGACAGCCGTCGCTGGGCGCTCGCCTGGCGGCTGGCGCGGCGCGAGCTGTCGGCGCGGTTCCGGGGCTTGCGCCTGCTGCTGGTGTGCCTGTTTCTGGGCGTCGGTGCGCTGGCGGCGATCGGGACGCTGACCGACGCAATCTCCACCGAACTGGCGGCGCGCGGGCGCGTGTTGCTGGGGGGCGATGTCGAATTTGCGGCGTCGCAGCGCGGTGCCGATGCGGGCGAGCTGGCGGCGATGCGCGCGCTGGGTCGCGTGTCGGAGACGACACGGATGCAATCGATGGCGGTGACGCCCGCCGGAGCCACCGCGCCGGTGCAGCTCAAGGCGGTGGACGCCGCTTATCCGCTCTACGGGCAATTGACGCTGGCGGACGGGCGCAGCGTGCGCGCGCCGGCTGCGGACACCGTGTGGATCGCGCCGGCGCTGGCGCCGCGGCTGGACGTGCGTCCCGGCGGGCGCTTGCGGTTCGGGACGGCCATGTTCCGCATCGGCGGCGTCATCGACGACGAGCCCGACCGGCTGGGCGAGGGGTTCACGCTGGGGCCGGTGGCGCTGGTGTCGACCGCCGGGCTGGCGCGGACCGGACTGATCCAGCCCGGCAGCCTGTATGAGAGCAAGTATCGCGTCGCCACCGCGCGCGATCCGGCGCAGGCGGTGGCGTGGTTCGAGCGCGCCTTCGCCGCCGCCGGGTGGGAGACGAAGACGCGCGACCGAGCCTCGCCGGGGGCCAGCCGCTTCGTGGCGCGGATGGGGGAGTTCCTGACGCTGGTCGGGCTGACCGCGCTGGTGATCGCGGGAATCGGGGTGGGCAATGGCGTGTCCTCGTACCTCGACACGCGTCGCTCCAGCATCGCGATGTTGAAGGTATTGGGGGCGACCTCGGCGCTGGTGACGCGGGTGTACCTGCTCCAGGTCGTGGCGGTGGCGACGGTGGGCGTCGCGCTGGGGCTGGCCGCGGGCGTGGCGGCGGTGCCGCTGCTGGGCGCGGCGGCGAGCAGGGTGCTCCCCGTCGCGCCGGGCTGGACCTTCGCGCCGGTGCCGCTGGCGCTGGCTGCCGCCTACGGCCTGCTGATCGCGCTGGCGTTCTGCGCGCCGCACCTGGTGGCGGTCGGGCGCGTGCCGGCGCAGGCGCTGCTGCGCGGCGCGCTCGACCCCCGGCAGGGAGCGGGGCGGTGGCGTGCGGCGGCGTGGATGGCGCTGGCGGGCGCGCTGGTCGTCGCGCTGACCATGGCGGCGAGCGAGCGGCCGTGGTTCGCGCTCGCGTTCCTCGCCGCGGCAGCCGGAGCGCTGCTGCTGCTGGTCGGGGTGGGGCAGGCGATCCGGGCCGGCGTGGCGCGGTTGCCGCATCCGCGCCGGCCGCTCCCACGGCTGGCGCTCGCGGCGCTGCACCGGCCGCAGTCGCGCACCGTGGCGCTGGTGGTGGCGCTGGGGCTGGGGCTCACGCTGTTCGTGCTGCTGGCGAGCATCCGCACCAGCCTGGACGGCAATATCCGGCGCAGCGTGCCCGAACGCGCGCCTGCGCTCTTCGCGCTCGACGTGCCGCCGGAGCGCGAGGCGATGTTCCGCGCCACCGTCGAGCGCGCCTCGCCCGGCGCGATCGTCGCGACGGTGCCGCTGATGCGCGGGACGATCACCGGCTATGGTCGCACGCGCGTCGCCGATCTCGCGTCGATCCCGGAAGGGGCATGGGCGCTGCGCGGCGAGCGCGGGCTGACCTTCGCCGCGGCGCTGCCGCCGGGCAGCACGATCACGAAGGGGCGCTGGTGGACCGCCGCGGAGGCGCGCGAGCCGCTGGTGTCGGTCGACGAACGCCTGGCGCAGGCGCTGGACCTCAGGATCGGCGATCCGCTGACCATCTCGATCCTGGGGCTGGAGCGGCAGGCGCGGATCGCGTCGTTCCGGCGCATCGCCTGGGATACGCTGGGCTTCAACTTCGTGCTCGTCTTCTCCCCCGGCGCGCTGGACGACGTGCCGCACAATCTGGCGGCGACGATCGACATGCCCGCCGCGCGCGTGCCCGCGGTGACGCGCGCGCTGCTGCCGCTGTTCCCCTCCACCTCGGTGGTGGAGGTCGGCGGCGTCCTGTCGCAGGTGCAGGACGTGGTGACGCAGATGGCGAATGCGATCGCGGTCGCCGCGGGCATCGCGGTACTGGCGGGGATCGCGGTGCTGATCGGTGCGATCGCGGCGGCGCGGGCGGCGCGGACCTACGACACGGTGATCCTGAAGGTGCTGGGCGCGACCCGCGCGCAGGTACTGGCGGCGCAGGCGCTGGAATATGCGCTGCTCGCCGGTATCGTCGGTGCGGTCGCGCTGGCGCTGGGCGTCGCGGGCGGCTGGTATGTCGTCGTGCAGATGTTCGGGTTCGACTGGCTGCCCGACTGGCCGACGATCCTGCTGACGCTGGCGGCGGGGGCGGGGATCACGATCGCGGTGGGACTGGCCGGCAGCCTGCCCATCTTGCGCGCGCGACCCGCCGCGGCGCTGCGGGAACTATAGGGGCGCCAAGCGCGTGCGTTTTGTGCTAGGGGCGCCCCCGGGCGACCCTGTCGGTCGCTCTATCCAACGGGAATCGCATGGCTCGCTTCAAGACCCCTGACTTCAACGAACGTTCTGCCGCCGCCCGCGCGGCCAAGGAAAGCGCGCTGGAAAAGCTGCGCAACAAGCCGGTCGCCGACCCGGCCGTGATCGCCGAGCGCGAGGCGACGCGCGCCGCACGCGACGCGGCCGCCGCGGAGCGTCGTGCCGAGCGCCAGCGCCTGATCGACGAGGAAAAGGCCGCGAAGGCCGCCGCCAAGGCCGCCGAGGAAGCCGCCAGGGCGCCCAAGCCGAAGAAGTCGGCCGAGGAGCTGAAGGCGCTGCGCGACCTGAAGTACGCGGCGCGCAAGGCCCGCAAGAAGTAATGCTCCCCCGCGAGGTCGTCGGCACGGCGGACGTGCCCGGCGGCCCGCCGCTGCGGCTGGTCCGGCATGGCGGCGACTTCATCATCATGCTCGACCGCAACGAGTTGATGAGCAGCCGGATGAGCGGGTCGGAGGTCGCGCTCGCCACGATGGCGCTGGCGCGACTGTCCTCCCCCGCCACGGCGCAGGTGCTGGTCGGCGGCTATGGCATGGGCTTCACGCTGCGCGCGCTGCTGGCGCGGCTGGGGCCGGACGGGCGCGCGGTCGTCGCGGAACTGGTGCCCGGCATCATCGAATGGGCCCGCGGGCCGATGCAGGCGCTGGCGGCGGGCTGCCTCGACGATTCGCGCGTGACGGTGGTCATCGACGATGTCGGCGCGGTGATCGCGCGCGGCACGCGGCAATATGATGCCATCCTGCTCGACGTCGACAACGGCCCCGACGGGCTGACGCGCGAGGCCAACGACGGCCTGTACACCGCGCGCGGCCTCGCCGGCGCGCGCGCCGCGTTGCGGCCGGGCGGCGTCCTTGCGGTGTGGTCGGCGGGGGCGGATCCCGCCTTCACGCGGCGGCTGAAGAACGGCGGGTTCGCGGTCGATGAGGTTCGGGTACGCGCGCGGGAGAACGGCAAGGGCCCGACGCACACGATCTGGTTCGCGACCCCGGCCCAGACCCCGATCCGTTCAAACTGAAGCACTTCCCCGGCGAAGGCCGAGGGCCTTTGCAAAACAGGTGCAACGACATCGAGCCCACGCCGTGCTCCTGCGCAGGCAGGAGCCCAGAGCCAAGCAGAACAACGCCTTATGGGACCTGCAACCCTGGGCTCCTGCCTTCGCAGGAGTACGGTGTAGCCTTTTGCAAACGTCCCGCCTTCGTCGGGGAGGTGGTTGTGGCCGGTGCAAGCCTCGTGGATCGAACTCCAGCCGCCGGCGCGCGCGGGCGCTCCACTGGCGACGACGGAAGTGGTCGACCCTGCCATGGTCAACGAGGGGCGACCTTTCGGCATGTCCCCGGCAGGAATGGTGGTAGCGATAACGATCGGGCGGGTGGTGGAGCTGAGGGGAATCGAACCCCTGACCTCTGCAGTGCGATTGCAGCGCTCTCCCATCTGAGCTACAGCCCCGCCCGCCGATCCCGCGGCAATGCCGGGGAGCGCCGCCATTAGCCGCCGTCGAACCACGATGCAACAGGCGTTTCGCACCTTGTCCCACGCGCGCCGCATTTTTTCGCGCCGCGGCTGGATGGTGGTGGCGTGCGACGAATGCCTGATTACGAACTCGTAATGATAGGAACGAATGCCGCCGCCATGCCTTCTCCGCCATGTCCGGCATGCGGGCGCAAGCAACGCGTCCGGGCCGGTAAAGTAGGAGGACGCAATGGGCTACGAACGTTACCCGCGCGGGACCAATCCGCAAGGCGACTATTACGGGCGCAACGAGACGCAGGATTACGGCCGCGACTATGGGTCGGGCCGCAACTACAGCTATTCCAGCGCGCGCGATTACCGTGCCGCCGGCGCGTTCGATCGCGACGACGACCGCCGTCCCTATGGCCGCGGCGACGATTACGGGCGGTACGGCTATCAGCGCGACGAGCAGCGCGGCGACTATGGCGCGAACCGTTACCGCGGGCGCGACGACTATCGCCGCGGCGGCAGCTACGGCGGCCGGTATGACGGCGGCGAGGGCTATGGCCAGTCGCGCTATGCCCGCGGCGACGAATATCACGGCAGCTATGCGTCGGACGGGCATCGTTGGGAGGATGTGGGCCGCTACCGCCACGCCGACGACGACAATTACCGCGACCGCTACACCCGCGGGAACGACCGGGATCAGTCCTACGGTCGCCGCGATGCGGGCCGTGCGCCGCAGGGCTACGATTATGACGAGCGCGGGTTCCTGGCGCGCGCCGGTGACGAGGTACGTTCCTGGTTCGGTGACGAGGATGCCGAGCGCCGCCGCGAGATGGATAGCCGCTACGACGAGCGCTACTACAACCAGCAGGGCGGCAACCGTCATGACGATGATTATCGTTCGTGGCGCTCGGGCCAGATCGCCGGGCTCGACCGCGACTATGACGAATATCGTCAGGAGAACCGCTCGCGGTTCGAAAACGAGTTCTCGACGTGGCGTACCCAGCGGCAGACGCAGCGTGATTCGCTGAACAACGTCAAGGAGCACGCGGAGGTCGTCGGCTCGGACGGCAGCCATGTCGGCACGGTCGACAAGGTGCGCGGCGATCGCATCATCCTGACCAAGAACGATGCGGATGCGGGCGGTCAGCACCATTCGATCCCGTCGCGCTGGATCGACAAGGTCGAGGACAGCAAGGTGACGCTGTCCAAGACCGCGGACGAGGCCAAGCAGCACTGGCGCAACGAAGAGAACAACCAGGCGATGTTCGGCGACCGCGCCCAACATAACGACCGCGGCTATTCGCAGTCGTCGACGTCCGGCACCAGCTATGGCCAGTCCCCGACCGAAGCGGGTGCCTATAGCCAGTCCGGCAAGGCGACGACGGGTAGCGATACCGGCGGGACGAACCTGAACAAGAGCTTCTCCGGCACCTATTGATCGGAGAACGCGGTAAGGACGGGAGGCGCGGGCCGCGAGGTCCGCGCCTCCCTCTTTTTGTTCGGGTGAAAGACGCGCAGCGAGCGGAGCGACCTCTCAGATCATTATGATGTCAGGTCGAGCCGTCATTGCGGGCGAAGCGAAGCAATCCGGGGTATCGCGAACTGCGCTCGATCGCTTCGCTACGCTCGCAATGACGAACGGTGCGCGGCGGCGTCGTCGCACCTTCGGGGCTGGGTGCTGGTGCCCTCGTTCCGGCAGAGGTCCCGCCCTCGCCGGGGCGCGGCAAAATGGCGCGCCGTCACACCGCGCCGGAGAAGGTGTCGCAGGCGGCGGGGTCGCCCGATTCCATGCCGCGGCGGAGCCATTCCTGACGCTGCGCGGAGGTGCCGTGGGTGAAGCTGTCGGGAACGACGCGGCCCTGCGACTGGCGCTGGAGCGTGTCGTCGCCGATCGCCTGCGCGGCGCGCATGCCTTCCTCGATATCGCCGGGCTCCAGCCGATCGCGGTTGGCGGCCGCCCAGACGCCGGCGTAGCAGTCCGCCTGCAGTTCGAGGCGCACCGACAGCGCATTGCCCTCCGCCCGGCCGAGGCGCTGCTGTTCGCGCTGAACCCGCTCGGAAATGCCGGTCAGGTTCTGGATATGATGGCCGAATTCGTGCGCGATCACGTAATATTGCGCGAAGTCGCCCGGCGCCTGGAAGCGATTGGTCAGCTCGTCGAAGAATCCGGTGTCGAGGTAGATGCCCTGATCGCTGGGGCAGTAGAACGGCCCCATCGCGGACATCGCCGCACCGCAGCCG
The sequence above is drawn from the Sphingomonas adhaesiva genome and encodes:
- a CDS encoding ABC transporter permease, coding for MTPAQEHAGVPDSRRWALAWRLARRELSARFRGLRLLLVCLFLGVGALAAIGTLTDAISTELAARGRVLLGGDVEFAASQRGADAGELAAMRALGRVSETTRMQSMAVTPAGATAPVQLKAVDAAYPLYGQLTLADGRSVRAPAADTVWIAPALAPRLDVRPGGRLRFGTAMFRIGGVIDDEPDRLGEGFTLGPVALVSTAGLARTGLIQPGSLYESKYRVATARDPAQAVAWFERAFAAAGWETKTRDRASPGASRFVARMGEFLTLVGLTALVIAGIGVGNGVSSYLDTRRSSIAMLKVLGATSALVTRVYLLQVVAVATVGVALGLAAGVAAVPLLGAAASRVLPVAPGWTFAPVPLALAAAYGLLIALAFCAPHLVAVGRVPAQALLRGALDPRQGAGRWRAAAWMALAGALVVALTMAASERPWFALAFLAAAAGALLLLVGVGQAIRAGVARLPHPRRPLPRLALAALHRPQSRTVALVVALGLGLTLFVLLASIRTSLDGNIRRSVPERAPALFALDVPPEREAMFRATVERASPGAIVATVPLMRGTITGYGRTRVADLASIPEGAWALRGERGLTFAAALPPGSTITKGRWWTAAEAREPLVSVDERLAQALDLRIGDPLTISILGLERQARIASFRRIAWDTLGFNFVLVFSPGALDDVPHNLAATIDMPAARVPAVTRALLPLFPSTSVVEVGGVLSQVQDVVTQMANAIAVAAGIAVLAGIAVLIGAIAAARAARTYDTVILKVLGATRAQVLAAQALEYALLAGIVGAVALALGVAGGWYVVVQMFGFDWLPDWPTILLTLAAGAGITIAVGLAGSLPILRARPAAALREL
- a CDS encoding DUF6481 family protein; translation: MARFKTPDFNERSAAARAAKESALEKLRNKPVADPAVIAEREATRAARDAAAAERRAERQRLIDEEKAAKAAAKAAEEAARAPKPKKSAEELKALRDLKYAARKARKK
- a CDS encoding spermidine synthase produces the protein MLPREVVGTADVPGGPPLRLVRHGGDFIIMLDRNELMSSRMSGSEVALATMALARLSSPATAQVLVGGYGMGFTLRALLARLGPDGRAVVAELVPGIIEWARGPMQALAAGCLDDSRVTVVIDDVGAVIARGTRQYDAILLDVDNGPDGLTREANDGLYTARGLAGARAALRPGGVLAVWSAGADPAFTRRLKNGGFAVDEVRVRARENGKGPTHTIWFATPAQTPIRSN
- a CDS encoding DUF2171 domain-containing protein, coding for MGYERYPRGTNPQGDYYGRNETQDYGRDYGSGRNYSYSSARDYRAAGAFDRDDDRRPYGRGDDYGRYGYQRDEQRGDYGANRYRGRDDYRRGGSYGGRYDGGEGYGQSRYARGDEYHGSYASDGHRWEDVGRYRHADDDNYRDRYTRGNDRDQSYGRRDAGRAPQGYDYDERGFLARAGDEVRSWFGDEDAERRREMDSRYDERYYNQQGGNRHDDDYRSWRSGQIAGLDRDYDEYRQENRSRFENEFSTWRTQRQTQRDSLNNVKEHAEVVGSDGSHVGTVDKVRGDRIILTKNDADAGGQHHSIPSRWIDKVEDSKVTLSKTADEAKQHWRNEENNQAMFGDRAQHNDRGYSQSSTSGTSYGQSPTEAGAYSQSGKATTGSDTGGTNLNKSFSGTY
- the ypfJ gene encoding KPN_02809 family neutral zinc metallopeptidase; its protein translation is MRLDDYDQDINVEDQRGAAGGGGFGGGGGGLLLGLLPMIGSRFGCGGVVVALLLLAVFGGLGNLGGLLGGGGSAPSTQVSRPAGNGETLAQKCDTQAARAACNAFSSAQNTWEAIFARSGRRFVAPKLVFFGQQGGQSGCGAAMSAMGPFYCPSDQGIYLDTGFFDELTNRFQAPGDFAQYYVIAHEFGHHIQNLTGISERVQREQQRLGRAEGNALSVRLELQADCYAGVWAAANRDRLEPGDIEEGMRAAQAIGDDTLQRQSQGRVVPDSFTHGTSAQRQEWLRRGMESGDPAACDTFSGAV